Proteins found in one Deferribacterota bacterium genomic segment:
- a CDS encoding succinate dehydrogenase, producing the protein MARKDITIYQKKHSYKFHPGYVAFILHRITGIILGLYIILHILGSTKVLPFFHELVETPPLRFFIFAIFLFHGLNGLRIILVDFFNGAEIEHFYKQNTTVIFMFIVILIIGAIPIFI; encoded by the coding sequence GTGGCTAGGAAAGATATAACTATATATCAAAAAAAACACTCTTACAAGTTTCACCCTGGATATGTGGCATTTATATTACATAGAATAACTGGAATCATCTTGGGTTTATATATTATATTGCACATATTAGGCTCAACTAAAGTTTTACCATTTTTCCATGAACTAGTAGAAACACCACCTTTAAGATTCTTTATTTTTGCAATATTTCTGTTCCACGGCTTAAATGGGCTTAGAATTATTTTAGTAGATTTTTTTAATGGTGCTGAAATAGAGCACTTTTATAAACAAAACACTACTGTTATCTTTATGTTTATCGTAATATTAATTATTGGAGCAATACCTATTTTCATATAG